One Lacunisphaera limnophila DNA window includes the following coding sequences:
- the ychF gene encoding redox-regulated ATPase YchF → MLKAGIVGLPNVGKSTLFNALTRSRKAEAANYPFCTIDPNVGVVIVPDERAYVLKEIAKTNVVVPAAIEFVDIAGLVAGASKGEGLGNQFLANIREVDAIVQVVRCFEDSDVVHTMGGVDPVRDIEVITTELVLADLDAVAKRMTKTQKAAKAGDKDAAAELALLLKLEPHLNAGKTANTLPATPEEVAQMKLIQLLTAKPVLFACNVAESDLATAEQNPFVQKVAEYVRTHHDAAYVPISAKIEAELIDLPPEEARAFLKDLGVDDSGVSSLIKGTYGLLGLQTYFTAGEKEVRCWTIVKGWKAPQAAGVIHTDFEKGFIKAEIVSYEDLTRLGSVAAAREAGKYRLEGKEYVFKDGDVALFRFNN, encoded by the coding sequence ATGCTTAAAGCCGGTATCGTCGGTCTCCCCAACGTGGGCAAGTCCACCCTTTTCAACGCCCTCACCCGCTCCCGCAAGGCCGAGGCCGCCAATTATCCGTTCTGCACGATCGACCCCAATGTCGGCGTGGTGATCGTCCCCGACGAGCGCGCCTACGTGCTCAAGGAGATCGCCAAGACGAATGTGGTCGTCCCCGCCGCCATCGAGTTCGTGGACATCGCCGGCCTCGTCGCCGGCGCCAGCAAGGGCGAGGGCCTGGGCAACCAGTTCCTGGCCAACATCCGCGAGGTCGACGCCATCGTGCAGGTGGTGCGCTGCTTTGAGGATTCCGACGTGGTCCACACCATGGGTGGCGTCGACCCGGTGCGTGACATCGAGGTGATCACCACCGAGCTCGTGCTGGCCGACCTCGATGCTGTGGCCAAGCGCATGACCAAGACGCAAAAGGCGGCGAAGGCCGGTGACAAGGACGCCGCCGCCGAGCTCGCCCTGCTGCTGAAGCTCGAGCCGCACCTCAACGCCGGCAAGACCGCCAATACCCTTCCTGCCACCCCCGAGGAGGTCGCGCAGATGAAGCTCATCCAGCTCCTGACGGCCAAACCTGTGCTCTTCGCCTGCAATGTCGCCGAGAGTGATCTCGCCACCGCCGAGCAAAATCCGTTCGTCCAGAAGGTCGCCGAGTACGTGCGCACCCATCACGACGCCGCCTACGTGCCGATCAGCGCCAAGATCGAGGCCGAGCTCATCGACCTCCCGCCCGAGGAAGCCAGGGCTTTCCTCAAGGACCTCGGCGTCGACGACTCCGGCGTGTCCTCCCTCATCAAGGGCACCTACGGCCTCCTCGGCCTTCAGACCTACTTCACCGCCGGCGAAAAGGAAGTTCGCTGCTGGACCATCGTGAAGGGCTGGAAAGCCCCCCAGGCCGCCGGCGTCATCCACACCGATTTCGAGAAGGGCTTCATCAAGGCTGAAATTGTCAGCTACGAGGATCTTACGCGCCTGGGCAGCGTCGCGGCCGCCCGTGAGGCCGGCAAATACCGCCTCGAGGGCAAGGAATACGTCTTCAAGGATGGCGACGTGGCCCTCTTCCGATTTAACAACTAA